DNA sequence from the Sinorhizobium sp. RAC02 genome:
GGCGAGGTCTGCCCTTCCGATCAACTCCTCTGCATTGTCTGCGTCGCCCGGGAAACGGCTGATGCCGATACTCGCGCCTGCGGTAAGCGTCGTGGTGCCGCGTTGTACCGGCTCGGTAATGCAGTCACCGAGGCGCCGGGCGAATTCGTCCACATCGGCCTGTTCATGAACCGGATGCTTGATGGCGACAAACTCGTCACCGCCGACGCGGGCTATGATCTCGCCTGCTGTCATCTGCAATGCGAACCGCTTTGCCAGCGTCTGCAGCAGACAGTCACCGGCATGGTGCCCGTGAACGTCGTTGATCTCCTTGAAACGGTCGAGGTCGATGACGACCACCGCTGCCTGCGCGCTGCAATCCCGCGCCTGCGCCAGCATGGCGGGCAGATGTTCCGACAGATAGGCCCGGTTTGGCAATCCCGTCAGCGGATCGTGGCGTGCCGCGTGCCGGAAGCTGTCGATCAACTCCCGCTGGGAACGGGTGTCCATCATGTAGAGTATCCACCCGGCGATGACCGCCATCGTTGCGAGCACCAGCACGGCCAGGAATTCGTTGGACATCGTGTGCGTCGGGGCGGCGGCGGTGGCGTCCGGCAACAATGTTGCCGCCCCCATGGCTGTGAAATGCATGGTGCAGATCGCAAGCACCAGCGTGAGCATCGCCAGAAGCCGGCTGAGGCCCGAATGGTATCGTGCCAGCAGATGGGCCGTCAGAGCGCCGAAACCCAGCGCAAACAGCACGGCCGCGGTGACGAGGGTCTGGTCCCATTCGAGTTGCCCGGCATTTTCCAGGCCCACCATGCCGGTAAAGTGCATGGCGACGATGCCTATGCCGAAAACCAGGCCGCCGATCTCGGGAGGCAGGTTCCACGCCCGCTCCACCGTCATGTAGAAACCGCCGGCCGTGACGCTGATGGCAATGAGGAGCGAGCCGACCGTCAGGAATGCATCGAATGCGTGTTCAGCCGGAAGCTGAAAGCCCAGCATGGCGACGAAATGTGTGGTCCAGATGGCTGCACCACCGGCCATGCCGGACAAGACAATCCAGGAGAACCGGCGGGCGGTGGGGATGCGATCAGCTCTATCAAACAAGCGCACCGTCATGATCGACGTCACGATGCAGACAATTGCCGCCGCGATGACAAAGGCATAGTCGTGCTCGTAGGCTATACACGAAATCACTCTCAGCATGAGCTGGCCCCAGATCGCGTTGCAATCGAGGGTAGGCGCCTAATCGTAAACAAACTCTAAAGCTATTTCGCTCAAAGTAGGCGTCTCCGACCGATCTCTGGCCATCGCGCTCCGGCGCTCGGGCTAAGCCGCCACCACTTCGCGCTCCCAATACCAGGCCACATACATCCGCTTCCTGTCATGTTGCCGCCTCTTCAGGAAGCCGCGGATTATCCGCACGTCGTCTTTCTCGCAGGCCACCCAGACGAAGGTCTCACCATCGACGGAGGCAAAGGCCGCCTTCGCCGTTTCTGCGAGCATGTTCTTCGTGCCGGCGGGATAGGTCCCGCGGTGCAACCAGCGCACGTCGAGCGTGCCCGCGGTG
Encoded proteins:
- a CDS encoding EAL domain-containing protein, translated to MLRVISCIAYEHDYAFVIAAAIVCIVTSIMTVRLFDRADRIPTARRFSWIVLSGMAGGAAIWTTHFVAMLGFQLPAEHAFDAFLTVGSLLIAISVTAGGFYMTVERAWNLPPEIGGLVFGIGIVAMHFTGMVGLENAGQLEWDQTLVTAAVLFALGFGALTAHLLARYHSGLSRLLAMLTLVLAICTMHFTAMGAATLLPDATAAAPTHTMSNEFLAVLVLATMAVIAGWILYMMDTRSQRELIDSFRHAARHDPLTGLPNRAYLSEHLPAMLAQARDCSAQAAVVVIDLDRFKEINDVHGHHAGDCLLQTLAKRFALQMTAGEIIARVGGDEFVAIKHPVHEQADVDEFARRLGDCITEPVQRGTTTLTAGASIGISRFPGDADNAEELIGRADLAMYRAKRAIGDAVCYYEPSMDEGRRERSSLAMELRHAVERDELVLHYQPQLNLQSGEVIGYEALVRWKHRTRGLVPPSDFIPIAEETGLILSIGDWVLRTACEEAARWAKPYRIAVNIASAQLAQADLPKSVHEVLLSTGLSASRLELEITEASLIEDRERTLRVIRQLKTLGVTIAMDDFGTGYSSLSMLQTFPFDKVKLDRSFIEAVTTNEVSMAIVKATILLATSLRMSVVAEGVERQEQADFLQAEGCREAQGFFYGRPEPLSEIADKVGRVTSIGVGPVAA